One Aureibacter tunicatorum DNA segment encodes these proteins:
- a CDS encoding tRNA threonylcarbamoyladenosine dehydratase: protein METWFERTELLLGEDQVKKLNDANVLVIGLGGVGGICAEMIGRSGVGKMTIIDGDTVARSNRNRQIAALSSTEGKLKSEIMRERLIDINPDLDLTVISEYIEAEEMGNLLDQPFDYVVDCIDTLAPKIVFISEALKRGHNLVSSMGAGGKIDPTQARVANLWDTYNCKLAFFVRKRLRRMGVEEKRFPVVFSPEAIDKSRVYEAEGKNKKSVIGTLSVLPATFGVFCASLVIRGILGEKLI, encoded by the coding sequence ATGGAAACGTGGTTTGAGCGTACAGAGCTTTTGTTGGGTGAGGATCAAGTGAAGAAACTCAATGATGCGAACGTGCTTGTGATAGGTTTAGGCGGAGTAGGTGGTATATGCGCGGAAATGATTGGCAGGTCAGGCGTTGGCAAAATGACAATTATCGATGGAGACACAGTTGCTAGAAGCAATCGAAATAGGCAAATAGCTGCACTTTCTTCTACCGAAGGGAAACTAAAAAGTGAGATTATGCGTGAAAGGTTAATAGATATTAATCCGGATTTAGATCTTACGGTAATTTCCGAATACATAGAAGCGGAGGAAATGGGCAACTTGCTTGATCAACCATTTGACTATGTTGTCGACTGTATTGATACTCTGGCTCCTAAGATAGTTTTTATTTCGGAAGCTTTGAAAAGGGGGCATAATTTAGTCAGCTCTATGGGTGCAGGAGGTAAAATAGACCCGACGCAAGCTAGAGTCGCTAATTTATGGGATACTTATAATTGCAAGTTGGCATTTTTTGTACGTAAGCGTTTAAGAAGAATGGGTGTTGAGGAGAAGAGGTTTCCTGTAGTTTTTTCACCAGAGGCGATCGATAAATCTCGAGTTTATGAAGCTGAGGGTAAGAATAAAAAATCAGTGATTGGGACTTTGTCTGTACTTCCAGCGACATTTGGTGTTTTTTGCGCTTCTTTGGTTATAAGAGGCATATTAGGTGAAAA
- a CDS encoding glycoside hydrolase family 3 protein — protein sequence MHLKDHEWVESMMSRMTLEQKVAQSIFVAGFAHSNKCNEEELAEYVDDLSIGGITFFQGEVRKQAQLINYLQEKSRFPLMMTIDAEWGLGMRLSDADDYPYQIALGAIEDNANVYWFGDRIAKQCKALGFHSALGPVIDINNNPDNPVISFRSFGEDKNDVLEKANKIVTAYKLNRLLDCIKHFPGHGDTHIDSHLELPVLEFDNERLEAVELFPFKKLIDEGASSVMVAHLKVKAWDDLPVSISKKIIKEKLREELGFEGLVISDALDMGALTSLYSRDEIGYMAYNAGNDILLNCPEPRSTIGKVFSAVEKGDISLEEVESKCRRILAAKLWLGLSEDQHLDIDQVENFLKNDQEALILNKKLAEYSLTLLKNDDNRLPFRKPEVKDLAILYINNQQRTRTVREEVAHHLIALENDEKDELALLEQYYLGADIHMLSGGESYEDIHSLIGSKSPVLIFRNGNMKPFNNFDISDELIGLVDDVLEKTNGVFMFLGNPLALQCFKKLLSASVILMGYQSSAFTLEAIVRASCGWGKVNGKLPVNIGNIFRAGERIGLY from the coding sequence ATGCATTTGAAAGATCATGAATGGGTGGAATCAATGATGTCTCGGATGACTTTAGAGCAAAAGGTGGCGCAAAGTATTTTTGTCGCAGGTTTTGCTCATTCTAATAAATGCAATGAAGAAGAACTTGCTGAATATGTTGATGACCTGAGTATTGGTGGAATCACATTCTTTCAAGGAGAGGTTAGAAAACAAGCTCAGTTGATCAATTATTTGCAAGAGAAAAGTCGTTTTCCATTGATGATGACTATCGATGCAGAGTGGGGTTTGGGAATGAGGCTTTCAGATGCTGATGATTATCCTTATCAGATTGCACTAGGAGCAATAGAGGATAACGCCAATGTATATTGGTTTGGCGATAGAATTGCGAAGCAATGCAAAGCATTGGGATTTCATTCTGCATTGGGACCTGTTATTGACATTAATAACAACCCTGATAATCCTGTAATAAGCTTCAGGTCATTTGGCGAAGATAAAAATGACGTGCTAGAGAAGGCAAATAAGATCGTTACAGCATATAAATTAAATAGGCTGTTGGACTGTATTAAGCATTTTCCAGGACATGGAGATACTCATATTGATTCTCATTTAGAATTGCCTGTTTTGGAGTTTGATAATGAAAGACTTGAAGCAGTAGAGTTATTTCCTTTTAAAAAATTAATAGATGAAGGTGCTTCCTCGGTAATGGTCGCTCACTTGAAAGTCAAAGCATGGGATGACTTACCTGTTTCAATTTCAAAAAAAATTATCAAAGAAAAGCTGCGAGAAGAGTTGGGCTTTGAAGGCTTGGTGATAAGCGATGCTTTGGATATGGGAGCTTTGACTAGTTTATATAGTCGCGATGAAATCGGTTATATGGCTTATAATGCTGGGAATGACATTCTTTTGAATTGCCCCGAGCCAAGATCGACAATAGGTAAAGTTTTTTCAGCGGTTGAAAAGGGAGATATTTCTCTAGAGGAAGTAGAAAGTAAATGCAGGCGAATATTAGCAGCGAAACTTTGGCTAGGTCTTTCTGAAGATCAACATTTGGATATTGATCAAGTGGAAAATTTTTTAAAAAATGATCAGGAGGCATTGATTTTAAATAAAAAGCTAGCCGAATATTCATTGACTTTATTGAAAAATGATGACAACAGGCTTCCATTTAGAAAACCCGAAGTTAAAGATTTGGCAATTTTATATATTAATAATCAACAGAGGACAAGAACTGTTAGGGAAGAAGTAGCGCATCATTTGATCGCATTGGAGAATGATGAGAAGGATGAGCTTGCTTTATTGGAGCAATATTATTTGGGAGCGGATATTCATATGCTCAGTGGGGGCGAATCATATGAAGACATTCATAGCCTGATTGGCTCAAAGAGTCCTGTGTTGATTTTTCGAAATGGAAATATGAAGCCGTTTAATAATTTTGATATTAGTGATGAGTTGATTGGGCTAGTGGATGATGTTCTAGAGAAAACTAATGGAGTTTTTATGTTTTTAGGCAACCCTCTGGCTTTGCAGTGTTTTAAAAAGCTACTGTCAGCTTCAGTCATTTTAATGGGATATCAGTCTTCTGCATTTACGCTTGAAGCAATAGTTAGAGCTTCCTGTGGTTGGGGGAAAGTTAATGGAAAACTCCCGGTAAATATTGGAAATATTTTCAGAGCAGGCGAGCGGATAGGTCTTTATTGA
- a CDS encoding MFS transporter, with product MKNNTNNKSWSWIPTLYFTEGLPYILIMSVSVTMYKNLGVSNEDIAFYTSWLYLPWVIKPFWSPFVDIIKTKRWWIVTMQLFMGALFGIVAFTLTTDFYFNLSMAVLALMAFSSATHDIAADGFYIQALDSHSQSYFVGIRSTFYRVAMIFGQGFMVYLAGQLNSTFGNMKTAWMIVFLISSGILVIVGFYHKWVLPKQKAPTNNDVQGNNERASYWNAIKTFFLKDGIILSILFILSYRLGEAQLVKIISPFLLDGNEAGGMGMDNEQVGVSYGTIGVIALVIGGILGGNVIAKYGLKRCLLIMILSLNLPNALYMLLAYYMPQNDYILTIVISLEQFGYGFGFAGFLVYLMYLSQGKYQTTHYALCTGLMALGMMIPGMFSGMLQEELGYPLFFGWVLACSLPCLLLLKFLKIDPDFGRKL from the coding sequence ATGAAAAATAATACGAATAATAAATCCTGGTCATGGATCCCAACATTATATTTTACGGAAGGACTACCTTATATTTTAATCATGTCCGTATCGGTGACGATGTACAAAAATCTAGGTGTAAGCAATGAGGATATTGCTTTCTATACGAGTTGGTTGTACTTGCCATGGGTGATTAAGCCGTTTTGGAGTCCATTTGTAGATATTATAAAAACGAAGCGATGGTGGATCGTCACTATGCAATTATTCATGGGGGCATTGTTTGGTATAGTAGCGTTTACATTAACGACAGATTTTTATTTCAATTTGTCAATGGCTGTATTAGCTTTGATGGCTTTTAGTTCTGCCACACATGATATTGCGGCTGATGGCTTTTATATTCAAGCGTTGGATTCTCATTCCCAGAGTTACTTTGTCGGGATTAGAAGCACATTTTATAGAGTTGCGATGATTTTTGGTCAAGGCTTTATGGTGTATTTGGCAGGACAATTAAACAGTACTTTTGGCAATATGAAGACCGCATGGATGATAGTCTTTTTGATTTCATCAGGTATTTTGGTAATTGTTGGTTTTTATCATAAATGGGTTTTGCCGAAACAAAAAGCTCCTACAAATAATGATGTACAGGGAAATAATGAGAGAGCCTCATACTGGAATGCGATCAAGACCTTTTTTCTTAAAGATGGCATAATCTTAAGCATACTTTTTATTCTTTCTTATCGACTGGGTGAAGCGCAGTTAGTGAAGATCATAAGTCCATTTTTATTGGATGGAAATGAAGCTGGTGGCATGGGTATGGATAATGAGCAAGTGGGAGTTTCTTATGGAACGATTGGAGTGATAGCTTTGGTGATTGGAGGGATATTAGGTGGAAATGTAATAGCGAAATATGGCCTGAAAAGGTGTTTATTGATAATGATTTTATCACTAAATCTGCCAAATGCTTTGTATATGTTGTTGGCTTATTATATGCCTCAAAATGATTATATTTTGACTATTGTAATTTCTTTAGAGCAATTTGGCTATGGATTTGGCTTTGCGGGATTTCTGGTTTATTTAATGTATTTGTCTCAAGGCAAGTACCAAACAACTCATTATGCTTTATGCACTGGCTTGATGGCTTTAGGGATGATGATTCCGGGAATGTTTAGCGGAATGTTGCAGGAAGAATTGGGGTATCCATTATTTTTTGGATGGGTATTGGCTTGCTCATTGCCATGTTTATTATTGTTGAAATTTTTAAAAATAGATCCTGATTTTGGAAGAAAGTTGTAA
- the acs gene encoding acetate--CoA ligase, with protein sequence MEKIESFEQYQQIHKKSVENPEEFWAEIASTYSWKKQWDNVLDWEFDTPDVKWFQGGTLNITENLLDRHLASRGNKLALIWEPNDPKEKFVRYTYKELHEKVCQFANVLKNNGAKKGDRICIYMPMIPDLAIAVMACARIGAVHSVVFAGFSAHALSDRINDAACNIVITSDGLFRGAKEIPVKRVVDEALNTCDTVDKVIVAERVGWMPNMVEGRDVWLHDELEKADKYCEAEEMNAEDPLFILYTSGSTGKPKGIMHTCGGYMVYAGYSFKQVFQYDESDIYWCTADIGWITGHTYIVYGPLLNGATTVMFEGVPTFPDAGRFWQVVDKYGVNQFYTAPTAIRALMAHGVDHVLSYSLDSLKVLGSVGEPINEEAWNWYHIHVGKERCPIVDTWWQTETGGIMISGLGSSSPMKPAHAGYPLPGIQPVLLDKDGNEIEENGVEGYLAVKHPWPSMLRTIWGDHNRCQKTYFSHYNGYYFTGDGAKRDENGMYRIIGRVDDVINVSGHRFGTAEIENAINRNEKVVESAVVGYPHEIKGQGIYAYVVCSDVESDEEILKAEIIETVVEEIGKIAKPEKIQIVPNLPKTRSGKIMRRILRKIAEGDTSSLGDTSTLLDPDVVEKIKEGAKLLEV encoded by the coding sequence ATGGAAAAAATTGAATCTTTCGAACAGTATCAGCAAATACATAAAAAGAGTGTTGAAAATCCAGAGGAATTTTGGGCTGAAATAGCATCCACTTATTCATGGAAGAAGCAATGGGACAATGTGCTTGATTGGGAATTTGATACTCCGGATGTGAAATGGTTTCAAGGAGGAACTTTAAATATAACTGAAAATTTGTTGGATAGGCATTTGGCTTCCAGAGGCAATAAGCTAGCATTGATTTGGGAACCCAATGATCCAAAAGAAAAATTTGTAAGGTATACGTATAAAGAGCTTCATGAGAAAGTTTGCCAGTTTGCTAATGTATTGAAAAACAATGGCGCTAAAAAGGGAGACAGAATATGTATTTACATGCCGATGATTCCTGATTTGGCTATTGCTGTTATGGCTTGTGCTCGTATTGGAGCTGTCCATTCGGTGGTGTTCGCTGGTTTTTCCGCGCATGCTTTATCTGATCGTATCAATGATGCCGCTTGCAATATTGTTATTACCTCAGATGGATTGTTTAGAGGAGCAAAAGAGATACCTGTAAAGAGAGTTGTGGACGAGGCTCTGAATACATGCGATACAGTTGATAAAGTAATTGTGGCTGAGCGAGTGGGATGGATGCCGAATATGGTCGAAGGCAGGGATGTTTGGTTGCATGATGAGCTTGAAAAAGCTGATAAATATTGTGAAGCGGAGGAAATGAATGCCGAAGATCCGTTGTTTATACTTTATACTTCAGGATCTACTGGAAAGCCTAAGGGAATCATGCATACGTGCGGGGGATATATGGTTTATGCCGGTTACTCTTTCAAGCAAGTTTTTCAATATGATGAGAGCGATATTTATTGGTGTACAGCAGATATTGGTTGGATCACCGGGCATACCTATATAGTTTATGGACCATTATTAAATGGTGCAACTACAGTAATGTTTGAGGGAGTGCCTACTTTTCCAGATGCGGGACGATTCTGGCAAGTAGTTGATAAATATGGAGTAAACCAATTTTACACAGCTCCTACAGCTATTAGAGCATTGATGGCTCATGGTGTTGACCATGTGTTGTCATATAGTTTGGATTCCCTCAAGGTTTTAGGCTCTGTTGGAGAGCCAATTAATGAGGAAGCATGGAATTGGTACCATATTCATGTTGGAAAAGAAAGATGCCCAATCGTTGACACATGGTGGCAAACGGAAACAGGAGGGATAATGATTTCAGGCTTAGGAAGTTCAAGCCCTATGAAGCCGGCTCATGCAGGTTATCCATTGCCGGGAATTCAACCTGTGTTGCTTGACAAAGATGGTAATGAGATAGAGGAAAATGGAGTGGAAGGCTATTTGGCTGTCAAACATCCTTGGCCGTCTATGCTAAGGACGATTTGGGGAGATCACAATAGATGTCAAAAAACTTATTTTTCTCATTATAATGGTTACTACTTCACTGGTGATGGAGCCAAAAGAGATGAGAATGGGATGTATAGAATCATCGGACGTGTGGATGATGTGATTAATGTTTCTGGACATAGATTTGGTACTGCGGAAATTGAGAATGCAATAAACAGAAACGAAAAAGTAGTGGAATCTGCTGTTGTGGGGTATCCGCATGAAATCAAAGGCCAAGGAATTTACGCATATGTGGTTTGCTCGGACGTTGAAAGCGATGAGGAAATTTTAAAAGCTGAAATTATTGAGACTGTTGTTGAGGAAATCGGTAAAATCGCCAAGCCTGAAAAAATACAGATTGTGCCTAATTTGCCAAAGACAAGATCTGGTAAGATCATGAGGAGAATTTTGAGAAAAATTGCTGAGGGTGATACATCTTCATTGGGAGATACATCAACTTTATTGGATCCTGATGTGGTTGAAAAGATTAAAGAAGGAGCTAAACTATTGGAAGTGTAG
- a CDS encoding cytidylate kinase-like family protein, whose amino-acid sequence MSTHLVNDYLKYILIKEKGVKADEKALPFITISRDAGCNAQNIADRLAEILNGKTEEDWVVLDKEILQQAAQELKLQESEITKLITEERSLVKDILLSFSDNYYNLSDSKLKKTIIDLITSHANKGHIIFIGRAAEMITQHYPNGINVHLTAPKSWRIDQLAKDHDVSVDKAEEILNEIDNNRNKYRDLFTTKETEEPTYDISINMAQINENQILNMILEQYRALS is encoded by the coding sequence ATGAGCACTCACTTGGTAAATGACTATTTGAAATACATCCTCATAAAGGAAAAAGGTGTTAAAGCTGATGAGAAGGCATTGCCTTTTATTACAATTTCAAGAGACGCTGGTTGTAATGCGCAAAATATAGCGGATAGGCTGGCTGAGATATTGAATGGAAAAACAGAGGAAGATTGGGTGGTGTTGGACAAAGAAATTCTTCAACAGGCTGCTCAAGAATTGAAGCTTCAAGAAAGTGAAATAACAAAACTGATTACTGAAGAGAGAAGTTTGGTAAAAGACATATTGTTGTCATTTTCCGATAACTATTATAATTTGTCAGACTCTAAGTTGAAGAAGACAATTATCGACTTGATTACATCTCACGCGAACAAAGGTCATATTATTTTCATAGGCAGAGCTGCTGAAATGATAACGCAACATTATCCTAATGGCATCAATGTTCATTTGACAGCGCCAAAAAGCTGGAGAATAGATCAGTTGGCTAAAGACCATGATGTAAGCGTAGATAAAGCTGAGGAGATTCTAAACGAAATCGATAATAATAGAAACAAGTATAGAGATTTGTTTACTACAAAGGAGACAGAAGAACCTACTTATGATATCTCAATTAATATGGCTCAAATCAATGAGAATCAAATATTGAATATGATTTTAGAGCAATATAGAGCTTTGAGTTAA
- a CDS encoding TatD family hydrolase yields MRKIVNVHKHSIESEDEVCIRNFFPNEINNMAKSSYYSVGIHPWFIKQESLEIELEAIKKCAEDESFLAVGECGLDRVCNTDFDLQRKVFVQQIAISEAVSKPMVIHSVKAYSDILSYRKKMKLNCPWIIHGFQGSVQIAEQLIDKGCFLSFGKAIFRRKIQEVFEQLPLQKLFLETDEDQIKIAKVLESASEVRNMEKNELNSILWDNFSRIFGF; encoded by the coding sequence ATGAGAAAAATTGTGAATGTGCATAAGCACTCCATAGAGTCGGAAGATGAAGTTTGCATTCGAAATTTTTTTCCTAATGAAATAAATAATATGGCTAAAAGCTCATATTATTCAGTTGGTATTCATCCATGGTTTATAAAGCAAGAAAGCCTTGAAATCGAGCTGGAAGCAATTAAGAAATGTGCTGAAGATGAAAGTTTTTTGGCAGTGGGAGAATGCGGTTTGGATCGAGTTTGCAATACTGATTTTGATTTGCAAAGAAAAGTTTTTGTACAGCAAATTGCAATATCGGAAGCGGTTTCAAAACCAATGGTTATTCATTCGGTAAAGGCTTATTCAGACATATTGTCTTATCGCAAAAAAATGAAGTTGAACTGTCCTTGGATCATTCATGGTTTTCAAGGCAGTGTTCAAATTGCTGAGCAACTTATCGATAAGGGCTGCTTTTTGTCATTTGGAAAAGCGATTTTTAGAAGAAAAATTCAAGAGGTATTTGAACAGTTGCCATTGCAAAAATTGTTTCTTGAAACAGATGAAGATCAGATAAAGATTGCTAAAGTATTAGAGTCTGCTTCAGAAGTTCGAAATATGGAAAAGAACGAATTGAATTCAATTTTATGGGATAATTTTAGTCGTATTTTCGGCTTTTAG
- a CDS encoding DASS family sodium-coupled anion symporter → MANFLWNFFKPRSNKDALESKAMLDLLRGQDSFVLNRQFWLFIVSSVIASVVTYLMLQAGVVQQASLMTGIFVLAGLLWATEALPLFATALLVIALEVVLLANPIGLDGLGFANGDSPSYRKFFAPISNPIIILFLGGFVLAQASVKEGVDKALAGFILKVFGGKPAMVLLGMMSITAIFSMWMSNTATTAMMMTLTVPMLAQLPKGEPIRKGIVLSIPFAANIGGLGTPIASPPNAVAVGVLSEIGQDVGFLDWMKVGVPLAAVLLFIAWGLLWVFYKPSSKDIELKVGKEKIVGRAWFVIGVFSVTILLWLTEKIHGIPTAVVALIPVVMFTATNVLTRKDINSLEWNILLLIAGGIALGEGMSMTGLDKIIIGKIPLQPETSVAVLTVATLLFSTFMSNTAASNLILPIGIALATSMVGANTPTPKVIGISIALVASMAMSLPVSTPPNVIAYSSGEIETKDFLKLGSIIGFIGLIIVLLFGETLIEIFIGK, encoded by the coding sequence ATGGCTAATTTTTTATGGAATTTTTTCAAACCAAGGTCTAATAAAGATGCATTGGAAAGCAAAGCAATGCTTGACCTATTAAGAGGTCAGGATAGTTTTGTTCTAAATCGACAGTTTTGGTTATTTATTGTCAGTTCTGTGATCGCTTCTGTGGTGACATATTTGATGTTGCAAGCGGGCGTAGTACAACAAGCGTCATTGATGACAGGAATATTTGTTCTTGCAGGGTTGCTATGGGCAACAGAAGCATTGCCGCTTTTTGCTACCGCATTGTTGGTAATAGCTTTGGAAGTTGTGCTGTTGGCTAATCCTATTGGTTTGGATGGATTGGGATTTGCTAATGGAGATTCGCCTTCATATAGAAAGTTTTTCGCTCCTATTTCCAATCCAATCATTATTTTATTTTTGGGAGGTTTTGTGCTTGCTCAGGCATCAGTCAAAGAGGGAGTGGACAAGGCATTAGCTGGTTTTATATTAAAAGTTTTTGGAGGAAAGCCTGCAATGGTATTGTTGGGAATGATGTCAATTACTGCTATTTTTTCAATGTGGATGAGCAATACGGCGACGACTGCTATGATGATGACTTTGACAGTTCCAATGCTTGCTCAATTGCCTAAAGGAGAGCCAATACGCAAAGGAATAGTATTGTCTATTCCATTTGCAGCTAACATTGGAGGCTTGGGGACACCAATTGCATCTCCGCCGAATGCTGTGGCAGTTGGTGTATTAAGTGAGATAGGTCAGGATGTAGGTTTTTTGGATTGGATGAAAGTCGGAGTTCCATTGGCCGCGGTGTTATTGTTTATCGCTTGGGGTTTGTTATGGGTTTTTTATAAGCCATCATCCAAGGACATAGAGCTGAAGGTAGGCAAAGAAAAAATTGTAGGACGAGCTTGGTTTGTGATAGGTGTGTTTTCAGTGACTATTTTATTATGGTTGACAGAGAAAATTCATGGGATACCAACAGCTGTAGTCGCGTTGATACCAGTAGTGATGTTTACGGCGACAAATGTTCTAACTCGAAAAGATATTAATTCCTTAGAATGGAATATTTTGTTGTTGATTGCTGGAGGCATTGCTTTGGGAGAAGGAATGAGTATGACCGGTCTTGATAAAATAATCATTGGGAAAATACCATTGCAACCGGAAACTAGCGTAGCGGTTTTGACAGTTGCGACGTTGTTATTCAGCACATTTATGTCGAATACGGCCGCGTCCAATTTGATTTTGCCTATTGGGATAGCATTAGCTACGAGTATGGTGGGTGCGAATACTCCAACGCCTAAAGTAATTGGAATTAGTATCGCTTTGGTTGCCTCAATGGCCATGTCATTGCCTGTAAGTACTCCGCCGAATGTTATTGCTTATTCAAGCGGAGAAATAGAAACTAAGGATTTTCTTAAACTAGGTTCGATCATAGGATTTATCGGCTTGATTATCGTTTTGCTTTTTGGCGAAACATTGATTGAAATTTTCATAGGCAAGTAG
- a CDS encoding histidinol-phosphatase has protein sequence MKWANFHSHTKYCDGKGEIQEIAEEAIKAGCISYGFSSHVPVPFDSVWNMKMSDLKNYLAEIDNAKEQYSSDIQLYKSLEVDFIPNLIGPESQWIKDLNLDYTIGSVHYVDAFKDGMPWEIDGTYKLFYKGFDEIFNKDIKSAVKRYFELTRMMLEDSRPDVLGHMDKIRMHCKSGETFFDEQEGWYVDEIDKTLNLVKQKNVIVEINTRSIYKKVADEPYPSVETIKLARDKKIDFCLNSDSHHYSEITKEFSFTASLLLSLGIKTIKVFVNGEWKDFYFNEQGLLV, from the coding sequence ATGAAATGGGCGAATTTTCACAGCCATACAAAGTACTGTGATGGCAAAGGAGAAATACAAGAAATTGCGGAAGAAGCGATCAAAGCGGGATGTATTTCTTATGGGTTTTCATCACATGTTCCAGTACCTTTTGATAGTGTATGGAATATGAAAATGTCTGATTTAAAGAATTACCTTGCTGAGATTGATAATGCAAAGGAACAATACTCTTCTGATATTCAGTTATATAAATCCTTAGAGGTTGATTTTATTCCTAACCTAATAGGTCCTGAGAGCCAATGGATTAAAGACCTGAATTTGGATTATACGATAGGTTCAGTGCATTATGTGGATGCTTTTAAGGATGGAATGCCTTGGGAAATCGATGGCACATATAAATTGTTTTACAAGGGTTTCGATGAGATTTTTAATAAAGATATCAAGTCTGCAGTTAAAAGGTATTTTGAATTGACAAGAATGATGCTTGAAGATAGCCGACCGGATGTCTTAGGCCATATGGATAAGATAAGAATGCATTGCAAGAGTGGTGAGACATTTTTTGATGAGCAGGAAGGTTGGTATGTAGACGAAATTGATAAAACGTTGAATTTGGTAAAACAGAAAAATGTTATTGTTGAAATCAATACCAGAAGTATTTATAAAAAAGTAGCTGATGAGCCTTATCCTTCTGTTGAGACGATTAAGTTGGCAAGAGATAAGAAAATAGATTTTTGCTTGAATTCAGATTCCCATCATTATTCGGAAATCACCAAGGAATTTTCATTCACAGCATCTTTATTGCTTTCACTGGGCATAAAAACCATAAAGGTCTTTGTCAATGGAGAGTGGAAAGATTTTTATTTTAATGAACAAGGCCTTTTGGTTTAA